Sequence from the Candidatus Alcyoniella australis genome:
GCTCGATGTTGGGATGGTTGGGCAGGTAGAGCACGCGGCCACGGTGGTCGGCCAGCGCTGATTGCGAGTTCAGGCAGCTCATGTAATCGGGTCGCACGTCGATCCCGCGCCGGATCAGGCCGCGCGCCAGTCGCTGCGCATCGCCAACTTTAATTGCGTAGCACAGGTAGGTATGGTCCGCGCCCGGAGGCTCGATCGGCAGCTCGACGGCGGGGCATTCGCGCAGCACCTGGTCAAGCATCGCAGCGTTGGCCCGACGCCGGGCATTGAGTTCATCGAGCCTTGATAGCTGCTCCAGCCCCAGACGCGCACCGCCGCACGGGAAGCTCCGCAACCAGGCCTGAGGCGCGGCCTCGAGCGGCCTAAGCGGGTTGGTGGTCAGGCTCGTGGCCAACCGTCCCAACCCCAGGCGCAGTGCCGGGTATGCTATTAGGCCAAAACCGGTCCGTGTGGTCAGCGCGGCCTTGGCCAGGCCGGCGACCGTCCGTTTGATCTGTGCTGTTCGCGGCTCGGCAGTGAATTGCGAGACGCGTTGCGCCAGCCGTTGGTGCAGCTGCTCATCGCGCACCGCGACCAGTCCGCCGCCGAGGCAGACCAGCGACTTGCCGTCGCCGAAGCTGAAGATCGAGATGTCGCCCCAGCGTCCGGCCCAGCCGTTGCCGGGACGCGCTCCGGCCGCATGGGCGCAGTCTTCGATCAGCGCCAGGCCGCGGCGATCGCACAACTCGCGCAGCGGCGTCAGGTCGCGCGCCAGTCCGAAAGTATGCAAATAGAGCACCGCACGGGTCGCGGGGCCGATGTGTTGCTCCAGGCGCTCCAGGTCGAGCAAAAAGGTTGTCGGATCAACCGGCGCGTACACCGGGCGATGGCCCGCCAGCTCGATCGCCTGGGGCACGGAGTGAAATTCGTACTCGGGCAGCAGCACTTCGCCGGGTTCCCATCCCGCGGCGTCGATGGCGTGATAGAACGCTGCCGTGGCCGAGGAGTACAGCGTCAGGTTGTGCAGGTCCGAGCACAGCTCGAACTGCTCGGCGAATCGTCGTTGATCGTCGCAGTCGCGCGCGCGGCTGATGGCGAGCGCGGCGAGCGCGGTTGCTTGTTCGCGTCGGTCGAGCGATACGCTGTGACGCACAATCGCCATGCTCAACTCCCCAACCCGAGAAAGCCGCGCAGCAGGCCCCAGGCGGTTCCGGGATTGCGCAGGTAGAACCCGACGTGCCTGCGCAGATGCCGCAACACGAAGCTTGGTCTGAGGAAGAACCCGCGGGCCATGCGCGATACACGAGCCGCGATCTCGTCCCCGCCTTGTCCTGGCGCGTAGTGGTGCAGGGCCGATGGCTCGGGACGTTGGTCGGCGCTCATCCGTTCGTATTCCGCGCTGCCCGGGTAGGCGGTGAAGAAGTGGATCTGCAGCAACTCGGGTTTGATGTGCCGCGCCAGCGCCAGGCTTTGTTCGAGATCCTGCTCGGTCTCGCCGGGGCAACCGACAATGAACATCGCGCACAGGCCGATGCCCAGTCGCTCGCAATCTTGTCCCAGCCGCTGGACGTCGGCGACCCACTCCTCGCCGTTGGCAGCCTTGCCCATGCTCTCAATCACGCGCGGCGAGCCGCTCTCCACGCCGACCTTGAGTAGTATCCCGCCAGCCTCGCGCATGCGCTGCATCAGCTCGTAGTCCAGCTCGTCGGCACGGGCGTGATGGATGAATCCCAAGCCCAGCGGCCGCAGCCTGCGATAGACATCGAGGGTCCATTGGCGGTTGGTGGTGAACGCGTCGTCCTCAAAGCTGAGCATGTTGGCGCCGACTCGCGCCAGGTTACGCGCCTGCGACTCGACCCGCGCCGGATCGTAACGCCGATGGTCCGCGCCGAAGCTCACCCGCGAAAACGGCGAGCAGAACGTGCAGCCTCGCGGGCAGCCGCGGCTGGCCATGATCGAGCCCCAGCGCGGCCGAATCGCACGCAGCAGCGGGTAGCGCTGAAAGTAACGCAGCACGTCGCGCGGTGCCCACAGCGGATCGGGCAGCGCGTCGAGCTTGGGCACGATGCGGATTTCGGCCTGCGGATTTTCGCGAGTGACCAGACCGGCAATCGGCTCGGTCGAGAGCGCGTCTGCGCCGATCACTTCGAGCAGCGCCTGCTCGGGCTCGCCGCGCAGCACGCCGTTTGCCGCCGACAGTTGATCGAGTGCGGCCTGGGGCGCAAAGCTGGGGTAGTGTCCGGCGAGCAATACCTTGCACCCCAGACGCGCCAGGTCGCGGGTCAGTTTGTCCAGTGCCGGTAAATCGTTCTGCTGAAACTCGAGCATCGAGAGCAGAGCCCACGCGGGCCTCGTCAGCTCGGCCATGCGCACGATGGCGCGGTTGCCGCGACGCTGCGCCATGCCGTCGACCAGCAACGGGCGATAGCCCGCCGTCGCCAACAGCGCCTCGGCCGCCTTGAGATCCATCGGCGGTACGCGGTTGGTGGCGTTGTTCAGCGGCCGCGATGCGGGTTGGGCCGGCCGTGCCAGCAGCACGGTGCGCTGGACTCCCAGCGGTGCGTCGGATGACTGGATTGTAGTGCTCATCTCATGCCTGTAGGCCGTAACAACCCATTGACGTTAAACAGCGGCGGCCGGTTCGTCAAACCGGGCAAACCACTTGCAAACAGAGGTCGTTTGGGTTAAACATACGCGCCAGTCGGGCCCTCGTAGCTCAGGGGTAGAGCACTTCCTTGGTAAGGAAGGGGTCACCGGTTCAATTCCGGTCGAGGGCTCCATATTCCTCACCATCGCTGACTATTTACAGCGGTAAAAGCAACCGCAAGGCAATGCCGTATGCCTGATCCAGGCGCGGCGCGTTGCGGCCGTTGAGCGGCACTTCCCCAAACAGCGTGATCTCCAAGGGTACGCCCAGTCGCGCCAACCGCGTACCGACCGATAGTTGCAGATACTCGCGGGTCTGTTCCGCGTACACGCCGATCATTTCGGTCAACTGCGCGAACTGCTCGCGCTCCGAGTCGATCTGTGGGGCGTCGCGCCAGTCGAAGCGATAGTCCGCAGCCAACCAGGCCCAGCCTAAATCGCAGTCCAGTCCGACCAGATAGCTCAGCGCGTGCCCCGGCGTGAGCGTATATTCGCCGTCTAGATCCGAGAAGTCGGCGAACAGCCCGCCTCCGTACTGCTCGAGGGCCGCGGCCAGCGTCGGGTCCGGCGCGCTGAAGCTCGGGTAACGACGTGCGCCGGGCAGGTAGTACGAGTAATCGACAGCCAGTGCGCCCCCGATGAAGCGCAGGGGATCGGAGAGCCGCCAGTCCATGGCCAGACCCGCGCCCGGGGCCCAACTGCCGTTGCCCGCGTCGAGCTGCGCTCCCAATCCGTAGGCCAGCGCCTCGTCCGGATCGGCCAGCCGTCCGGTCGGCGCTGTCAGCTCCAGCCGCCCAGCGAAACTTAAATAGTCCGAGCGCAACCAGTTCCAATCCAGGCCCAGCTGCATATCGCCCGGCTCCCAGTTGCGGCTGCGATAGTCCAGGGTCATGCGCGGCCAACCCAGGCCCTGGCACAGTCGCCAGTAATCATCCAACGTGCGCACGCCTAAAAGCGCTGAGCTGCCCGCGGTGAAGGTCGGATCGATCTTGATTCGTAACTGTTGAAACGACAGGCGCGTCCAGGCCAGCAGCGAATCGCTGATCGCGTAGCCCAGTCCCACGCCGTAGAACGCTCCTTGGCCCTCGGTGTCGAACTCCAGGCGCAGGAACTCGCCGCCGGAGGTCAAAGGATCGGGCACTATCAGGCTCTCGAGCAGCGGCGCCAGCTCGGAATCCGCGTCGTATTTACGATGGGCCGCGCCATAGCGCAGATCGAAATCCACGATCAGCGCCCCGGCCGGGACCAACCCGGTGGTGCGGCCCCACAATGCCTGCTGAGCTTGTCCTAAAGCTTGGACCCGTGCGACGAAACCGGCAGGCTGCGTCGCCTGGTCCTCTGCCATAGCGGCGGGCACAGCCAGCAGCATTGCGAGCAGCGCAATGAGCAGTATGCGTCTCACAGCGCGCCCCAATCGGCCAACGAGCCGATCAGGTCGTGCAGCACAAACAGCAGCGGCCGCAGGCCGTCTTGCCCGGGATCGCGTAGCAGCGCGCCGGGGTCGAGTTGCCCCGTATAATTCAGTTCCAGCAGCCCCAGCAGCATCAGCGCCGTGTCCGATCCCCACTGATCGAGAAACGCGCGCAGCAGCTCCGCGTCAACGGGCGCGCCGTGCGCGAAGTTGTTGCGCAGCGCGCCGCACAACTGGGCCAGGGCCAGGGCTGCCGGACGTTGG
This genomic interval carries:
- a CDS encoding DegT/DnrJ/EryC1/StrS aminotransferase family protein: MAIVRHSVSLDRREQATALAALAISRARDCDDQRRFAEQFELCSDLHNLTLYSSATAAFYHAIDAAGWEPGEVLLPEYEFHSVPQAIELAGHRPVYAPVDPTTFLLDLERLEQHIGPATRAVLYLHTFGLARDLTPLRELCDRRGLALIEDCAHAAGARPGNGWAGRWGDISIFSFGDGKSLVCLGGGLVAVRDEQLHQRLAQRVSQFTAEPRTAQIKRTVAGLAKAALTTRTGFGLIAYPALRLGLGRLATSLTTNPLRPLEAAPQAWLRSFPCGGARLGLEQLSRLDELNARRRANAAMLDQVLRECPAVELPIEPPGADHTYLCYAIKVGDAQRLARGLIRRGIDVRPDYMSCLNSQSALADHRGRVLYLPNHPNIEPDDACRAARSVIELL
- a CDS encoding radical SAM protein produces the protein MSTTIQSSDAPLGVQRTVLLARPAQPASRPLNNATNRVPPMDLKAAEALLATAGYRPLLVDGMAQRRGNRAIVRMAELTRPAWALLSMLEFQQNDLPALDKLTRDLARLGCKVLLAGHYPSFAPQAALDQLSAANGVLRGEPEQALLEVIGADALSTEPIAGLVTRENPQAEIRIVPKLDALPDPLWAPRDVLRYFQRYPLLRAIRPRWGSIMASRGCPRGCTFCSPFSRVSFGADHRRYDPARVESQARNLARVGANMLSFEDDAFTTNRQWTLDVYRRLRPLGLGFIHHARADELDYELMQRMREAGGILLKVGVESGSPRVIESMGKAANGEEWVADVQRLGQDCERLGIGLCAMFIVGCPGETEQDLEQSLALARHIKPELLQIHFFTAYPGSAEYERMSADQRPEPSALHHYAPGQGGDEIAARVSRMARGFFLRPSFVLRHLRRHVGFYLRNPGTAWGLLRGFLGLGS